In one Magallana gigas chromosome 7, xbMagGiga1.1, whole genome shotgun sequence genomic region, the following are encoded:
- the LOC105323790 gene encoding V-type proton ATPase 116 kDa subunit a 1 isoform X1, producing the protein MGALFRSEEMNLCQIFLQSEAAYACVSELGELGMVQFKDLNPDVNAFQRKFVSEIMRCEEMERKLRYIHRELKKDGMKIPDRDENPKAPAPKEMIDLEATFEKIESELKEVNTNAEALRRNYLELTELKEVLKKTQIFFAEHGRHGIVDDAQHALAHDEGGGGFVPVTSVQLGFVAGVIPREKVPAFERLLWFANRGNTFLKHDEIDQPLEDPVSGDAISKCVFLIFFQGEQLKARVRKICEGFKATLYPCPESASERVEMLNGVSTRLEDLNTVLHQTEDHRKRVLMSAQKEIRPWIIKVKKIKAIYHTLNMCNFDVSHNSLIAECWTPVSGLEEIQSALKHGTELSGSTVPSILHRMQTKEVPPTYFKTNKFTTVFQEIIDAYGIATYQEVNPAPYAIISFPFLFAVMFGDFGHGFIMFLAGLWMVITEKKLTSGKSDNEIMSMFVGGRYIITMMGLFSVYTGLIYNDCFSKSVNIFGSGWHPSYDFRTLQKETSWTMNPADHFDNTTGPYPFGVDPIWQSSMNKITFTNSLKMKMSVIFGVSQMLLGVLLSFVNHAYFRRPLNVFCEFIPQLVFLMCLFGYLVALVFYKWLFFTAECPQYAPQLLIQFINMFLLTYTPRVKPANFTGDLYACTSIEPTSINATSQTVFFEHQQPIQITLVILALLMVPTMLLVKPFVLRARHNARVKANSKRRQGLYATSQRTLIHNEEHPEPSDDSKGVKGDKPEAHLSDIELGAVRGKDNIAINGEEEDGGIVGHSEVGISEPEEDEEEFDMGEVFIHQAIHTIEYCLGCISHTASYLRLWALSLAHAQLSEVLWSMLFRFGLTFDMAYVGGILLWAVFGAFAVVTVAVLLLMEGLSAFLHTLRLHWVEFNSKFYMGDGYKFAPYNFKHLLDADLDE; encoded by the exons ATGGGGGCCCTATTTCGCAGCGAGGAGATGAACCTGTGCCAGATCTTCCTCCAATCAGAAGCAGCCTATGCCTGCGTCTCTGAGCTCGGGGAACTCGGAATGGTGCAGTTCAAAGAT CTAAATCCAGACGTGAATGCTTTCCAGAGGAAGTTTGTAAGTGAAATCATGAGATGCGAAGAAATGGAAAGGAAACTAC GATACATACATAGAGAACTGAAAAAGGATGGGATGAAGATTCCCGACAGAGACGAGAACCCCAAGGCTCCCGCTcctaaagaaatgattgacctTGAAGCGACCTTTGAGAAGATCGAGTCCGagttaaaggaagtgaacacaAATGCTGAGGCTCTCCGTCGTAACTACTTGGAACTGACAGAGCTTAAGGAAGTCCTGAAGAAAACTCAGATCTTTTTTGCAGAG CATGGTCGCCATGGCATTGTGGATGATGCCCAGCATGCTCTAGCCCACGATGAGGGAGGTGGTGGGTTTGTGCCTGTCACATCTGTACAACTGgg TTTTGTGGCTGGTGTAATTCCGAGAGAGAAGGTCCCTGCCTTTGAGAGACTGTTGTGGTTTGCCAATCGTGGAAACACTTTTCTGAAGCAtgatgagattgatcaaccatTGGAAGACCCTGTCTCC GGAGATGCCATTTCCAAATGTGTTTTCCTGATTTTCTTCCAAGGAGAACAGCTGAAGGCTAGAGTCAGAAAGATATGTGAAGG GTTTAAAGCTACACTTTACCCGTGCCCAGAGAGTGCCAGTGAGAGAGTGGAGATGTTGAATGGGGTGTCCACTCGACTCGAGGATCTAAACACT GTGCTGCACCAAACTGAGGATCACAGGAAAAGGGTGCTGATGAGTGCTCAGAAAGAGATACGACCTTGGATTATCAAGGTCAAGAAGATTAAGGCGATTTACCACACCCtcaacatgtgtaactttgacgTGTCTCACAACAGTCTGATCGCAGAGTGCTGGACCCCCGTCAGTGGTCTTGAGGAGATCCAATCAGCTCTCAAACATGGCACT GAGCTGAGTGGGAGCACAGTTCCCAGCATCCTCCATCGGATGCAGACCAAGGAAGTTCCGCCAACATACTTCAAGACCAACAAGTTCACAACTGTATTCCAGGAAATTATTGATGCGTATGGTATCGCAACTTACCAGGAGGTTAACCCAG CTCCGTATGCCATCATCTCCTTCCCCTTCCTGTTTGCCGTCATGTTTGGTGACTTTGGTCATGGTTTTATCATGTTTCTGGCTGGGCTCTGGATGGTCATCACAGAGAAGAAACTCACCTCTGGCAAGTCAGACAATGAG ATAATGAGCATGTTTGTTGGGGGTCGCTACATCATCACTATGATGGGGCTCTTCTCGGTCTACACAGGACTTATCTACAATGATTGTTTCTCTAAATCTGTCAACATCTTTGGATCTGGTTGGCATCCCAGCTATGA CTTCCGCACACTGCAGAAAGAGACTAGCTGGACTATGAATCCAGCAGATCACTTTGACAATACCACGGGTCCGTATCCATTTGGAGTTGATCCT ATCTGGCAGAGTAGTATGAACAAAATCACCTTCACCAACTCTCTGAAGATGAAGATGTCGGTCATCTTTGGTGTCTCTCAGATGTTGTTGGGCGTTCTGCTGAGTTTTGTGAACCATGC GTATTTCCGTCGCCCCCTTAACGTTTTCTGTGAGTTCATTCCCCAGTTGGTATTTCTGATGTGTCTCTTTGGTTATCTGGTGGCGCTGGTCTTCTATAAATGGCTCTTCTTCACTGCAGAATGTCCGCAGTATGCTCCGCAGCTTTTGATCC AGTTTATCAACATGTTTTTGCTCACCTATACCCCCCGCGTGAAGCCGGCCAACTTTACTGGGGACTTGTATGCTTGCACTTCCATTGAGCCTACAAGTATCAATGCTACATCACAGACTGTCTTCTTTGAGCATCag CAACCCATTCAGATCACACTGGTCATACTGGCTTTGTTGATGGTCCCAACCATGTTGCTGGTGAAACCCTTCGTCCTGAGAGCAAGACATAATGcaagggtcaag GCCAATAGTAAA CGACGCCAGGGTCTGTATGCCACATCACAACGTACGCTGATTCACAACGAGGAACACCCAGAACCG TCAGATGACTCAAAAGGGGTTAAGGGGGACAAACCTGAGGCCCATCTGTCTGACATAGAACTCGGG GCGGTGAGAGGGAAGGACAATATCGCAATCAATGGAGAGGAGGAAGATGGGGGCATCGTCGGGCACTCTGAAGTTGGGATATCAGAGCCGGAGGAGGATGAGGAGGAG TTTGACATGGGTGAGGTGTTCATTCATCAGGCCATTCACACGATAGAGTATTGCCTGGGCTGTATCTCCCACACTGCCTCATATCTCCGACTGTGGGCTCTTAGTCTCGCCCACGCAC AGTTATCGGAGGTATTGTGGAGCATGCTGTTCCGCTTCGGCCTGACTTTTGACATGGCCTATGTCGGGGGCATCCTCTTGTGGGCGGTGTTTGGTGCCTTTGCCGTGGTGACGGTGGCCGTACTTCTGTTGATGGAGGGACTGTCCGCATTCCTTCACACGCTCCGTCTTCACTG GGTGGAATTCAACAGCAAGTTCTATATGGGAGATGGCTACAAGTTTGCCCCATACAATTTTAAACATCTGTTGGATGCAGACTTGGACGAATAA
- the LOC105323790 gene encoding V-type proton ATPase 116 kDa subunit a 1 isoform X3 has protein sequence MGALFRSEEMNLCQIFLQSEAAYACVSELGELGMVQFKDLNPDVNAFQRKFVSEIMRCEEMERKLRYIHRELKKDGMKIPDRDENPKAPAPKEMIDLEATFEKIESELKEVNTNAEALRRNYLELTELKEVLKKTQIFFAEHGRHGIVDDAQHALAHDEGGGGFVPVTSVQLGFVAGVIPREKVPAFERLLWFANRGNTFLKHDEIDQPLEDPVSGDAISKCVFLIFFQGEQLKARVRKICEGFKATLYPCPESASERVEMLNGVSTRLEDLNTVLHQTEDHRKRVLMSAQKEIRPWIIKVKKIKAIYHTLNMCNFDVSHNSLIAECWTPVSGLEEIQSALKHGTELSGSTVPSILHRMQTKEVPPTYFKTNKFTTVFQEIIDAYGIATYQEVNPAPYAIISFPFLFAVMFGDFGHGFIMFLAGLWMVITEKKLTSGKSDNEIMSMFVGGRYIITMMGLFSVYTGLIYNDCFSKSVNIFGSGWHPSYDFRTLQKETSWTMNPADHFDNTTGPYPFGVDPIWQSSMNKITFTNSLKMKMSVIFGVSQMLLGVLLSFVNHAYFRRPLNVFCEFIPQLVFLMCLFGYLVALVFYKWLFFTAECPQYAPQLLIQFINMFLLTYTPRVKPANFTGDLYACTSIEPTSINATSQTVFFEHQQPIQITLVILALLMVPTMLLVKPFVLRARHNARVKANSKRRQGLYATSQRTLIHNEEHPEPAVRGKDNIAINGEEEDGGIVGHSEVGISEPEEDEEEFDMGEVFIHQAIHTIEYCLGCISHTASYLRLWALSLAHAQLSEVLWSMLFRFGLTFDMAYVGGILLWAVFGAFAVVTVAVLLLMEGLSAFLHTLRLHWVEFNSKFYMGDGYKFAPYNFKHLLDADLDE, from the exons ATGGGGGCCCTATTTCGCAGCGAGGAGATGAACCTGTGCCAGATCTTCCTCCAATCAGAAGCAGCCTATGCCTGCGTCTCTGAGCTCGGGGAACTCGGAATGGTGCAGTTCAAAGAT CTAAATCCAGACGTGAATGCTTTCCAGAGGAAGTTTGTAAGTGAAATCATGAGATGCGAAGAAATGGAAAGGAAACTAC GATACATACATAGAGAACTGAAAAAGGATGGGATGAAGATTCCCGACAGAGACGAGAACCCCAAGGCTCCCGCTcctaaagaaatgattgacctTGAAGCGACCTTTGAGAAGATCGAGTCCGagttaaaggaagtgaacacaAATGCTGAGGCTCTCCGTCGTAACTACTTGGAACTGACAGAGCTTAAGGAAGTCCTGAAGAAAACTCAGATCTTTTTTGCAGAG CATGGTCGCCATGGCATTGTGGATGATGCCCAGCATGCTCTAGCCCACGATGAGGGAGGTGGTGGGTTTGTGCCTGTCACATCTGTACAACTGgg TTTTGTGGCTGGTGTAATTCCGAGAGAGAAGGTCCCTGCCTTTGAGAGACTGTTGTGGTTTGCCAATCGTGGAAACACTTTTCTGAAGCAtgatgagattgatcaaccatTGGAAGACCCTGTCTCC GGAGATGCCATTTCCAAATGTGTTTTCCTGATTTTCTTCCAAGGAGAACAGCTGAAGGCTAGAGTCAGAAAGATATGTGAAGG GTTTAAAGCTACACTTTACCCGTGCCCAGAGAGTGCCAGTGAGAGAGTGGAGATGTTGAATGGGGTGTCCACTCGACTCGAGGATCTAAACACT GTGCTGCACCAAACTGAGGATCACAGGAAAAGGGTGCTGATGAGTGCTCAGAAAGAGATACGACCTTGGATTATCAAGGTCAAGAAGATTAAGGCGATTTACCACACCCtcaacatgtgtaactttgacgTGTCTCACAACAGTCTGATCGCAGAGTGCTGGACCCCCGTCAGTGGTCTTGAGGAGATCCAATCAGCTCTCAAACATGGCACT GAGCTGAGTGGGAGCACAGTTCCCAGCATCCTCCATCGGATGCAGACCAAGGAAGTTCCGCCAACATACTTCAAGACCAACAAGTTCACAACTGTATTCCAGGAAATTATTGATGCGTATGGTATCGCAACTTACCAGGAGGTTAACCCAG CTCCGTATGCCATCATCTCCTTCCCCTTCCTGTTTGCCGTCATGTTTGGTGACTTTGGTCATGGTTTTATCATGTTTCTGGCTGGGCTCTGGATGGTCATCACAGAGAAGAAACTCACCTCTGGCAAGTCAGACAATGAG ATAATGAGCATGTTTGTTGGGGGTCGCTACATCATCACTATGATGGGGCTCTTCTCGGTCTACACAGGACTTATCTACAATGATTGTTTCTCTAAATCTGTCAACATCTTTGGATCTGGTTGGCATCCCAGCTATGA CTTCCGCACACTGCAGAAAGAGACTAGCTGGACTATGAATCCAGCAGATCACTTTGACAATACCACGGGTCCGTATCCATTTGGAGTTGATCCT ATCTGGCAGAGTAGTATGAACAAAATCACCTTCACCAACTCTCTGAAGATGAAGATGTCGGTCATCTTTGGTGTCTCTCAGATGTTGTTGGGCGTTCTGCTGAGTTTTGTGAACCATGC GTATTTCCGTCGCCCCCTTAACGTTTTCTGTGAGTTCATTCCCCAGTTGGTATTTCTGATGTGTCTCTTTGGTTATCTGGTGGCGCTGGTCTTCTATAAATGGCTCTTCTTCACTGCAGAATGTCCGCAGTATGCTCCGCAGCTTTTGATCC AGTTTATCAACATGTTTTTGCTCACCTATACCCCCCGCGTGAAGCCGGCCAACTTTACTGGGGACTTGTATGCTTGCACTTCCATTGAGCCTACAAGTATCAATGCTACATCACAGACTGTCTTCTTTGAGCATCag CAACCCATTCAGATCACACTGGTCATACTGGCTTTGTTGATGGTCCCAACCATGTTGCTGGTGAAACCCTTCGTCCTGAGAGCAAGACATAATGcaagggtcaag GCCAATAGTAAA CGACGCCAGGGTCTGTATGCCACATCACAACGTACGCTGATTCACAACGAGGAACACCCAGAACCG GCGGTGAGAGGGAAGGACAATATCGCAATCAATGGAGAGGAGGAAGATGGGGGCATCGTCGGGCACTCTGAAGTTGGGATATCAGAGCCGGAGGAGGATGAGGAGGAG TTTGACATGGGTGAGGTGTTCATTCATCAGGCCATTCACACGATAGAGTATTGCCTGGGCTGTATCTCCCACACTGCCTCATATCTCCGACTGTGGGCTCTTAGTCTCGCCCACGCAC AGTTATCGGAGGTATTGTGGAGCATGCTGTTCCGCTTCGGCCTGACTTTTGACATGGCCTATGTCGGGGGCATCCTCTTGTGGGCGGTGTTTGGTGCCTTTGCCGTGGTGACGGTGGCCGTACTTCTGTTGATGGAGGGACTGTCCGCATTCCTTCACACGCTCCGTCTTCACTG GGTGGAATTCAACAGCAAGTTCTATATGGGAGATGGCTACAAGTTTGCCCCATACAATTTTAAACATCTGTTGGATGCAGACTTGGACGAATAA
- the LOC105323790 gene encoding V-type proton ATPase 116 kDa subunit a 1 isoform X2, whose protein sequence is MGALFRSEEMNLCQIFLQSEAAYACVSELGELGMVQFKDLNPDVNAFQRKFVSEIMRCEEMERKLRYIHRELKKDGMKIPDRDENPKAPAPKEMIDLEATFEKIESELKEVNTNAEALRRNYLELTELKEVLKKTQIFFAEHGRHGIVDDAQHALAHDEGGGGFVPVTSVQLGFVAGVIPREKVPAFERLLWFANRGNTFLKHDEIDQPLEDPVSGDAISKCVFLIFFQGEQLKARVRKICEGFKATLYPCPESASERVEMLNGVSTRLEDLNTVLHQTEDHRKRVLMSAQKEIRPWIIKVKKIKAIYHTLNMCNFDVSHNSLIAECWTPVSGLEEIQSALKHGTELSGSTVPSILHRMQTKEVPPTYFKTNKFTTVFQEIIDAYGIATYQEVNPAPYAIISFPFLFAVMFGDFGHGFIMFLAGLWMVITEKKLTSGKSDNEIMSMFVGGRYIITMMGLFSVYTGLIYNDCFSKSVNIFGSGWHPSYDFRTLQKETSWTMNPADHFDNTTGPYPFGVDPIWQSSMNKITFTNSLKMKMSVIFGVSQMLLGVLLSFVNHAYFRRPLNVFCEFIPQLVFLMCLFGYLVALVFYKWLFFTAECPQYAPQLLIQFINMFLLTYTPRVKPANFTGDLYACTSIEPTSINATSQTVFFEHQQPIQITLVILALLMVPTMLLVKPFVLRARHNARVKRRQGLYATSQRTLIHNEEHPEPSDDSKGVKGDKPEAHLSDIELGAVRGKDNIAINGEEEDGGIVGHSEVGISEPEEDEEEFDMGEVFIHQAIHTIEYCLGCISHTASYLRLWALSLAHAQLSEVLWSMLFRFGLTFDMAYVGGILLWAVFGAFAVVTVAVLLLMEGLSAFLHTLRLHWVEFNSKFYMGDGYKFAPYNFKHLLDADLDE, encoded by the exons ATGGGGGCCCTATTTCGCAGCGAGGAGATGAACCTGTGCCAGATCTTCCTCCAATCAGAAGCAGCCTATGCCTGCGTCTCTGAGCTCGGGGAACTCGGAATGGTGCAGTTCAAAGAT CTAAATCCAGACGTGAATGCTTTCCAGAGGAAGTTTGTAAGTGAAATCATGAGATGCGAAGAAATGGAAAGGAAACTAC GATACATACATAGAGAACTGAAAAAGGATGGGATGAAGATTCCCGACAGAGACGAGAACCCCAAGGCTCCCGCTcctaaagaaatgattgacctTGAAGCGACCTTTGAGAAGATCGAGTCCGagttaaaggaagtgaacacaAATGCTGAGGCTCTCCGTCGTAACTACTTGGAACTGACAGAGCTTAAGGAAGTCCTGAAGAAAACTCAGATCTTTTTTGCAGAG CATGGTCGCCATGGCATTGTGGATGATGCCCAGCATGCTCTAGCCCACGATGAGGGAGGTGGTGGGTTTGTGCCTGTCACATCTGTACAACTGgg TTTTGTGGCTGGTGTAATTCCGAGAGAGAAGGTCCCTGCCTTTGAGAGACTGTTGTGGTTTGCCAATCGTGGAAACACTTTTCTGAAGCAtgatgagattgatcaaccatTGGAAGACCCTGTCTCC GGAGATGCCATTTCCAAATGTGTTTTCCTGATTTTCTTCCAAGGAGAACAGCTGAAGGCTAGAGTCAGAAAGATATGTGAAGG GTTTAAAGCTACACTTTACCCGTGCCCAGAGAGTGCCAGTGAGAGAGTGGAGATGTTGAATGGGGTGTCCACTCGACTCGAGGATCTAAACACT GTGCTGCACCAAACTGAGGATCACAGGAAAAGGGTGCTGATGAGTGCTCAGAAAGAGATACGACCTTGGATTATCAAGGTCAAGAAGATTAAGGCGATTTACCACACCCtcaacatgtgtaactttgacgTGTCTCACAACAGTCTGATCGCAGAGTGCTGGACCCCCGTCAGTGGTCTTGAGGAGATCCAATCAGCTCTCAAACATGGCACT GAGCTGAGTGGGAGCACAGTTCCCAGCATCCTCCATCGGATGCAGACCAAGGAAGTTCCGCCAACATACTTCAAGACCAACAAGTTCACAACTGTATTCCAGGAAATTATTGATGCGTATGGTATCGCAACTTACCAGGAGGTTAACCCAG CTCCGTATGCCATCATCTCCTTCCCCTTCCTGTTTGCCGTCATGTTTGGTGACTTTGGTCATGGTTTTATCATGTTTCTGGCTGGGCTCTGGATGGTCATCACAGAGAAGAAACTCACCTCTGGCAAGTCAGACAATGAG ATAATGAGCATGTTTGTTGGGGGTCGCTACATCATCACTATGATGGGGCTCTTCTCGGTCTACACAGGACTTATCTACAATGATTGTTTCTCTAAATCTGTCAACATCTTTGGATCTGGTTGGCATCCCAGCTATGA CTTCCGCACACTGCAGAAAGAGACTAGCTGGACTATGAATCCAGCAGATCACTTTGACAATACCACGGGTCCGTATCCATTTGGAGTTGATCCT ATCTGGCAGAGTAGTATGAACAAAATCACCTTCACCAACTCTCTGAAGATGAAGATGTCGGTCATCTTTGGTGTCTCTCAGATGTTGTTGGGCGTTCTGCTGAGTTTTGTGAACCATGC GTATTTCCGTCGCCCCCTTAACGTTTTCTGTGAGTTCATTCCCCAGTTGGTATTTCTGATGTGTCTCTTTGGTTATCTGGTGGCGCTGGTCTTCTATAAATGGCTCTTCTTCACTGCAGAATGTCCGCAGTATGCTCCGCAGCTTTTGATCC AGTTTATCAACATGTTTTTGCTCACCTATACCCCCCGCGTGAAGCCGGCCAACTTTACTGGGGACTTGTATGCTTGCACTTCCATTGAGCCTACAAGTATCAATGCTACATCACAGACTGTCTTCTTTGAGCATCag CAACCCATTCAGATCACACTGGTCATACTGGCTTTGTTGATGGTCCCAACCATGTTGCTGGTGAAACCCTTCGTCCTGAGAGCAAGACATAATGcaagggtcaag CGACGCCAGGGTCTGTATGCCACATCACAACGTACGCTGATTCACAACGAGGAACACCCAGAACCG TCAGATGACTCAAAAGGGGTTAAGGGGGACAAACCTGAGGCCCATCTGTCTGACATAGAACTCGGG GCGGTGAGAGGGAAGGACAATATCGCAATCAATGGAGAGGAGGAAGATGGGGGCATCGTCGGGCACTCTGAAGTTGGGATATCAGAGCCGGAGGAGGATGAGGAGGAG TTTGACATGGGTGAGGTGTTCATTCATCAGGCCATTCACACGATAGAGTATTGCCTGGGCTGTATCTCCCACACTGCCTCATATCTCCGACTGTGGGCTCTTAGTCTCGCCCACGCAC AGTTATCGGAGGTATTGTGGAGCATGCTGTTCCGCTTCGGCCTGACTTTTGACATGGCCTATGTCGGGGGCATCCTCTTGTGGGCGGTGTTTGGTGCCTTTGCCGTGGTGACGGTGGCCGTACTTCTGTTGATGGAGGGACTGTCCGCATTCCTTCACACGCTCCGTCTTCACTG GGTGGAATTCAACAGCAAGTTCTATATGGGAGATGGCTACAAGTTTGCCCCATACAATTTTAAACATCTGTTGGATGCAGACTTGGACGAATAA
- the LOC105323790 gene encoding V-type proton ATPase 116 kDa subunit a 1 isoform X4 — protein sequence MGALFRSEEMNLCQIFLQSEAAYACVSELGELGMVQFKDLNPDVNAFQRKFVSEIMRCEEMERKLRYIHRELKKDGMKIPDRDENPKAPAPKEMIDLEATFEKIESELKEVNTNAEALRRNYLELTELKEVLKKTQIFFAEHGRHGIVDDAQHALAHDEGGGGFVPVTSVQLGFVAGVIPREKVPAFERLLWFANRGNTFLKHDEIDQPLEDPVSGDAISKCVFLIFFQGEQLKARVRKICEGFKATLYPCPESASERVEMLNGVSTRLEDLNTVLHQTEDHRKRVLMSAQKEIRPWIIKVKKIKAIYHTLNMCNFDVSHNSLIAECWTPVSGLEEIQSALKHGTELSGSTVPSILHRMQTKEVPPTYFKTNKFTTVFQEIIDAYGIATYQEVNPAPYAIISFPFLFAVMFGDFGHGFIMFLAGLWMVITEKKLTSGKSDNEIMSMFVGGRYIITMMGLFSVYTGLIYNDCFSKSVNIFGSGWHPSYDFRTLQKETSWTMNPADHFDNTTGPYPFGVDPIWQSSMNKITFTNSLKMKMSVIFGVSQMLLGVLLSFVNHAYFRRPLNVFCEFIPQLVFLMCLFGYLVALVFYKWLFFTAECPQYAPQLLIQFINMFLLTYTPRVKPANFTGDLYACTSIEPTSINATSQTVFFEHQQPIQITLVILALLMVPTMLLVKPFVLRARHNARVKRRQGLYATSQRTLIHNEEHPEPAVRGKDNIAINGEEEDGGIVGHSEVGISEPEEDEEEFDMGEVFIHQAIHTIEYCLGCISHTASYLRLWALSLAHAQLSEVLWSMLFRFGLTFDMAYVGGILLWAVFGAFAVVTVAVLLLMEGLSAFLHTLRLHWVEFNSKFYMGDGYKFAPYNFKHLLDADLDE from the exons ATGGGGGCCCTATTTCGCAGCGAGGAGATGAACCTGTGCCAGATCTTCCTCCAATCAGAAGCAGCCTATGCCTGCGTCTCTGAGCTCGGGGAACTCGGAATGGTGCAGTTCAAAGAT CTAAATCCAGACGTGAATGCTTTCCAGAGGAAGTTTGTAAGTGAAATCATGAGATGCGAAGAAATGGAAAGGAAACTAC GATACATACATAGAGAACTGAAAAAGGATGGGATGAAGATTCCCGACAGAGACGAGAACCCCAAGGCTCCCGCTcctaaagaaatgattgacctTGAAGCGACCTTTGAGAAGATCGAGTCCGagttaaaggaagtgaacacaAATGCTGAGGCTCTCCGTCGTAACTACTTGGAACTGACAGAGCTTAAGGAAGTCCTGAAGAAAACTCAGATCTTTTTTGCAGAG CATGGTCGCCATGGCATTGTGGATGATGCCCAGCATGCTCTAGCCCACGATGAGGGAGGTGGTGGGTTTGTGCCTGTCACATCTGTACAACTGgg TTTTGTGGCTGGTGTAATTCCGAGAGAGAAGGTCCCTGCCTTTGAGAGACTGTTGTGGTTTGCCAATCGTGGAAACACTTTTCTGAAGCAtgatgagattgatcaaccatTGGAAGACCCTGTCTCC GGAGATGCCATTTCCAAATGTGTTTTCCTGATTTTCTTCCAAGGAGAACAGCTGAAGGCTAGAGTCAGAAAGATATGTGAAGG GTTTAAAGCTACACTTTACCCGTGCCCAGAGAGTGCCAGTGAGAGAGTGGAGATGTTGAATGGGGTGTCCACTCGACTCGAGGATCTAAACACT GTGCTGCACCAAACTGAGGATCACAGGAAAAGGGTGCTGATGAGTGCTCAGAAAGAGATACGACCTTGGATTATCAAGGTCAAGAAGATTAAGGCGATTTACCACACCCtcaacatgtgtaactttgacgTGTCTCACAACAGTCTGATCGCAGAGTGCTGGACCCCCGTCAGTGGTCTTGAGGAGATCCAATCAGCTCTCAAACATGGCACT GAGCTGAGTGGGAGCACAGTTCCCAGCATCCTCCATCGGATGCAGACCAAGGAAGTTCCGCCAACATACTTCAAGACCAACAAGTTCACAACTGTATTCCAGGAAATTATTGATGCGTATGGTATCGCAACTTACCAGGAGGTTAACCCAG CTCCGTATGCCATCATCTCCTTCCCCTTCCTGTTTGCCGTCATGTTTGGTGACTTTGGTCATGGTTTTATCATGTTTCTGGCTGGGCTCTGGATGGTCATCACAGAGAAGAAACTCACCTCTGGCAAGTCAGACAATGAG ATAATGAGCATGTTTGTTGGGGGTCGCTACATCATCACTATGATGGGGCTCTTCTCGGTCTACACAGGACTTATCTACAATGATTGTTTCTCTAAATCTGTCAACATCTTTGGATCTGGTTGGCATCCCAGCTATGA CTTCCGCACACTGCAGAAAGAGACTAGCTGGACTATGAATCCAGCAGATCACTTTGACAATACCACGGGTCCGTATCCATTTGGAGTTGATCCT ATCTGGCAGAGTAGTATGAACAAAATCACCTTCACCAACTCTCTGAAGATGAAGATGTCGGTCATCTTTGGTGTCTCTCAGATGTTGTTGGGCGTTCTGCTGAGTTTTGTGAACCATGC GTATTTCCGTCGCCCCCTTAACGTTTTCTGTGAGTTCATTCCCCAGTTGGTATTTCTGATGTGTCTCTTTGGTTATCTGGTGGCGCTGGTCTTCTATAAATGGCTCTTCTTCACTGCAGAATGTCCGCAGTATGCTCCGCAGCTTTTGATCC AGTTTATCAACATGTTTTTGCTCACCTATACCCCCCGCGTGAAGCCGGCCAACTTTACTGGGGACTTGTATGCTTGCACTTCCATTGAGCCTACAAGTATCAATGCTACATCACAGACTGTCTTCTTTGAGCATCag CAACCCATTCAGATCACACTGGTCATACTGGCTTTGTTGATGGTCCCAACCATGTTGCTGGTGAAACCCTTCGTCCTGAGAGCAAGACATAATGcaagggtcaag CGACGCCAGGGTCTGTATGCCACATCACAACGTACGCTGATTCACAACGAGGAACACCCAGAACCG GCGGTGAGAGGGAAGGACAATATCGCAATCAATGGAGAGGAGGAAGATGGGGGCATCGTCGGGCACTCTGAAGTTGGGATATCAGAGCCGGAGGAGGATGAGGAGGAG TTTGACATGGGTGAGGTGTTCATTCATCAGGCCATTCACACGATAGAGTATTGCCTGGGCTGTATCTCCCACACTGCCTCATATCTCCGACTGTGGGCTCTTAGTCTCGCCCACGCAC AGTTATCGGAGGTATTGTGGAGCATGCTGTTCCGCTTCGGCCTGACTTTTGACATGGCCTATGTCGGGGGCATCCTCTTGTGGGCGGTGTTTGGTGCCTTTGCCGTGGTGACGGTGGCCGTACTTCTGTTGATGGAGGGACTGTCCGCATTCCTTCACACGCTCCGTCTTCACTG GGTGGAATTCAACAGCAAGTTCTATATGGGAGATGGCTACAAGTTTGCCCCATACAATTTTAAACATCTGTTGGATGCAGACTTGGACGAATAA